From the genome of Alosa alosa isolate M-15738 ecotype Scorff River chromosome 20, AALO_Geno_1.1, whole genome shotgun sequence, one region includes:
- the cibar1 gene encoding CBY1-interacting BAR domain-containing protein 1, translating to MYSFMMSRTPDARARDTQTKQIQDNIANTEKHFGEMCQLFAAYVRKTARLRDKADLLVQEVNLYAETETPNLKSGLKHFANQLSQIQDYRQAEVERLEAKVIEPLKGYGTVLKLKREDLKTTQNARDREAKQMRQLERMRQRNPSDRQIISQAESELQRATMDATRTTRQLEETIDEFEKQKIRDIKKVLGEFVTVEMAFHAKALEVYTAAYQHIQNVDEEGDLEVFRSMLHPPDSLSRLDIVQANTRRSLNQTGSSLGRSSSLQAPSRQRQQDDEEDDDDDDEDEDDDEDLEEVTDEED from the exons ATGTACTCCTTCATGATGAGTCGCACTCCAGATGCAAGAGCCAG AGATACGCAGACGAAGCAAATACAAGATAACATCGCAAACACGGAGAAGCATTTTGGGGAGATGTGTCAGCTCTTTGCTGCTTATGTTCGTAAAACGGCGAGATTACGGGACAAAGCGGATCTTCTGGTCCAAGAAGTCAATCTTTACGCCGAAACAGAGACTCCAAACCTGAAGAGTGGTCTGAAACATTTTGCCAACCAACTCTCCCAAATCCAGGATTATCGTCAAGCAGAG GTAGAAAGACTCGAGGCCAAAGTCATAGAACCTTTGAAAGGCTATGGAACTGTTTTGAAACTTAAGAGG GAGGACCTGAAGACGACTCAGAAcgccagagacagagaggccaAACAGATGCggcagctggagaggatgagaCAGCGGAACCCCTCTGACAGACAGATCATT TCCCAG GCAGAGAGTGAGCTCCAGAGAGCCACAATGGACGCCACGCGCACGACTCGACAGCTGGAAGAGACGATAGACGAGTTTGAGAAGCAGAAGATCCGCGATATCAAG AAAGTGTTGGGAGAATTTGTGACTGTGGAAATGGCTTTCCATGCCAAAGCACTAGAGGTCTATACCGCAGCTTACCAGCACATCCAGAATGTGGATGAGGAGGGGGATCTGGAG GTGTTCCGCAGCATGCTGCACCCTCCTGACTCCCTCTCACGCTTAGACATAGTCCAGGCCAACACCAGACGCTCCCTAAACCAGACCGGCTCCAGCCTGGGACGATCAAGCAGtctgcag GCCCCAAGCAGACAaaggcagcaagacgatgaggaagatgatgatgatgacgacgaaGACGAGGATGACGACGAAGATCTGGAGGAGGTAACAGATGAGGAAGACTAG